The Vibrio penaeicida sequence CACTTGGAGCGCCCGGTGCTTCAATCGTCTGACGACGTAAAACAGCTCGGATACGAGCAAGCAGCTCACGCGGGTTAAATGGCTTAGGTAGGTAATCGTCAGCACCGACTTCCAAACCCACAATACGATCTATCTCATCGCCTTTTGCTGTCAGCATTAAGATAGGCAGCATGTTGTTGGCATTACGCAAACGGCGACAAATGGACAAGCCATCTTCACCAGGTAACATCAAGTCCAATACCATTAGGTGGAAGTTTTCGCGTGTTAGCAGACGATCCATCTGTTCACTGTTGGCGACACTACGCACCTGAAAACCTTGCTCAGATAAATAGCGCTCTAACAAAGAACGTAATCGAGCATCATCATCTACCACTAGTATTTTGTAGTTCTCTTGCATAGATCTTACTTCCGCTAACAACTTAATCGGACTAAAGGTAGCATTGACTGAGCGTTTTTCACTCAATCAATTGTTACACTTTATTTCTTCGCTTCATATATGAAACACAAGTATATACCTTACCTCATTCTGACAGCGAGCGATTATTGACAGAGAAAACTGCTTTGTCGTTGATTTACGCAGCTAAATCACAGTAGATGATTCTATTTTTTCAATTGTCACAGGAATGGATTTCGATATTGGTGTAAAACTGTACTCTCCATGACTGTCGAGAGCCACTAACGGATTAGTTTCTGGAAAATACGCCGCCAAGTTACCCGCAGGTATCTCATAAGCAACCAATTTAAATGAGGTAACCTGACGCTTAACATCGTCTCCCCAACAGGCCGTAATGGTCACCCGATCCCCTTCTTGGCACCCCAAAAGTTCTATATCGGTTGGATTAATGAACAATACTTTTCGCTCGCCAGATATCCCACGGTATCGGTCATTAAAGCCATAAATGGTGGTGTTGTATTGATCATGAGATCTCATGGTTTGTAACACAAAAACGGGATCGGTACTTTTACGTGGTTTTGCCCATTTGATTATCGATT is a genomic window containing:
- the ompR gene encoding osmolarity response regulator transcription factor OmpR, encoding MQENYKILVVDDDARLRSLLERYLSEQGFQVRSVANSEQMDRLLTRENFHLMVLDLMLPGEDGLSICRRLRNANNMLPILMLTAKGDEIDRIVGLEVGADDYLPKPFNPRELLARIRAVLRRQTIEAPGAPSAEDKVIEFGEFILNLGTREMFRGEEPMPLTSGEFAVLKALVTNAREPMSRDKLMNMARGREYSAMERSIDVQISRLRRMLEEDPSRPRYIQTVWGLGYVFVPDGKEM